In one window of Longimicrobiales bacterium DNA:
- a CDS encoding DUF4235 domain-containing protein, whose product MELDDRTAWTAFAAAAAMVGGAAVRQGLQQGWKLAMHEDPPLDPTSRDVPWRDAILWTVASGVAIGLGRLIARRGAAAWWERLTGDEPPF is encoded by the coding sequence TTGGAGCTGGATGACAGGACGGCCTGGACTGCCTTCGCCGCGGCCGCGGCAATGGTCGGCGGAGCTGCCGTGCGGCAGGGCTTGCAGCAGGGATGGAAGCTCGCGATGCACGAGGACCCGCCACTCGATCCGACCTCGCGCGACGTGCCGTGGCGCGATGCGATCCTGTGGACCGTCGCATCCGGTGTGGCGATCGGCCTCGGCCGTCTGATCGCGCGGCGCGGCGCGGCCGCGTGGTGGGAACGGCTCACCGGCGACGAGCCGCCATTCTGA
- a CDS encoding SURF1 family protein, whose amino-acid sequence MESETDRPGARARPVAITPAGIAGTLVLAIVVLVCVRLGFWQLSRLEERRQLNAGVAARLVQDPIGDISRIADTTGLAYRVAEASGTFDNERYMVLPGRSHAGRPGVYLLMPLRFENRAGAVLVNRGWVPSPDAATIDARDFAVTGPVDVRGLVLPFPDDAQSLARREATTSSDTFMHVLYRVDEKSLRAQFPYPLLDVMLQQMAVPGSAAYPAPLAPPPLDEGPHLGYALQWFSFALIGVIGWFALVLRPRRPAPVALLLATLAFAATPAPAAAQLRPLEPLDWRIFDGDVVAIGGAGGGVLLDQPAPLAGTRGTLLEIGNWSLYYRSARIAVEVGGTALWRLTEHDTTEAPVGVVEPADGVRQEPGPAFAVTAFRFSPDSWPADLVLRFGATIPTTSNESGLDRDRTDFFALLSARYRRSALELSAENGVGINGTMRPGLPQSDVWTYAFGAAYTVRSLVLAADFVGRQDGHSYVIRGNEDMRELRVGFDAGRARWLRVRYIRGMAEDASPAHGLRIDAGVLLTRRR is encoded by the coding sequence ATGGAGTCAGAGACGGACCGTCCCGGCGCGCGCGCCCGCCCAGTGGCGATCACGCCCGCGGGCATTGCCGGCACGCTGGTGCTGGCGATCGTCGTGCTCGTGTGTGTCCGGCTGGGGTTCTGGCAGCTCTCCCGTCTCGAGGAGCGACGGCAGCTGAATGCAGGCGTTGCCGCCCGCCTGGTGCAGGATCCGATCGGCGACATCTCCCGCATCGCAGACACCACGGGACTCGCCTACCGGGTGGCAGAGGCCAGCGGCACGTTCGACAACGAGCGATACATGGTGCTGCCCGGCAGAAGCCACGCCGGCAGGCCGGGCGTGTATCTCCTGATGCCGCTCCGCTTCGAGAACCGGGCGGGCGCGGTCCTGGTGAACCGGGGCTGGGTACCGTCGCCCGACGCTGCGACGATCGACGCGCGCGACTTCGCCGTGACCGGCCCTGTCGACGTCCGCGGCCTCGTGCTCCCCTTTCCCGACGATGCCCAGTCGCTCGCGCGCCGCGAGGCGACCACATCCTCCGACACGTTCATGCATGTGCTCTACCGCGTCGATGAAAAGTCCCTGCGAGCCCAGTTCCCCTATCCGCTGCTCGACGTGATGCTCCAGCAGATGGCGGTGCCGGGCTCCGCCGCATACCCGGCACCGCTCGCGCCGCCGCCACTGGACGAGGGGCCGCATCTCGGCTATGCCCTTCAGTGGTTCAGCTTCGCACTCATCGGTGTCATCGGCTGGTTTGCGCTGGTGCTCCGCCCGCGCCGCCCAGCGCCGGTCGCGCTCCTGCTCGCGACCCTGGCGTTCGCCGCAACGCCCGCACCGGCCGCCGCACAGCTGCGCCCGCTCGAGCCGCTCGACTGGCGCATTTTTGACGGGGACGTCGTGGCGATCGGTGGTGCCGGCGGCGGCGTGCTCCTCGATCAGCCCGCCCCCCTCGCCGGCACGCGCGGCACGCTGCTCGAGATCGGCAACTGGTCGCTCTACTATCGGTCTGCACGCATTGCCGTGGAGGTGGGTGGGACGGCACTCTGGCGACTGACGGAGCACGACACTACCGAAGCTCCGGTCGGCGTGGTGGAGCCGGCCGACGGCGTGCGACAGGAGCCCGGCCCCGCGTTCGCCGTCACCGCGTTCCGCTTCTCGCCCGACAGCTGGCCGGCCGACCTGGTGCTCCGCTTCGGCGCCACGATCCCGACCACGTCCAACGAGAGCGGGCTGGATCGCGACCGCACCGATTTCTTTGCGCTCCTGAGCGCGCGTTACCGGCGTAGCGCACTGGAGCTGAGCGCCGAGAACGGCGTCGGCATCAACGGCACCATGCGACCCGGCCTGCCGCAGTCGGACGTGTGGACCTACGCGTTCGGGGCCGCATATACGGTGCGGTCGCTCGTCCTGGCGGCGGATTTCGTCGGCCGCCAGGATGGCCATTCCTACGTGATACGCGGCAATGAGGATATGCGCGAGCTGCGCGTCGGCTTCGACGCGGGCCGCGCGCGCTGGCTGAGGGTGCGCTACATCCGCGGCATGGCGGAGGATGCATCGCCGGCGCACGGCCTGCGCATCGACGCAGGCGTGCTCCTGACGCGTCGCCGCTGA
- a CDS encoding NAD(P)/FAD-dependent oxidoreductase: MPDPVVVIGAGAAGLATARELAKRRVQYRLLERGSAPGQTWADLYDSLRLHTGRHLSALPGLRMPRGTPLFPSRTDFHGYLRTYARVHGIDVETGRAVDSVRRVDDQWVVESAGEHIGASAVVVATGIVANPLVPVFPGRDAFEAAGGRVLHSAGYRRPAPFGGRRVLVVGVGNSGGEIASELARFGVDVTVAVRSGAHVVPLTVAGLPIQYLATVVRRLPRSVQEKVAAAVRRASARRRGPPVLPVPAHSPLDAIPLIGFHLVDEIRAGRVRVRPGIDAFTHTGVRFSDGEEEDFDDVILATGFRPALATFGAALRRDARGFALRTDRVRSSDFPDVVFVGHNYDSRGGLLNIATDAPLAADHIVRAVR, from the coding sequence ATGCCTGATCCTGTCGTAGTCATTGGCGCCGGTGCGGCCGGTCTCGCGACCGCGCGCGAGCTGGCGAAGCGACGGGTGCAATATCGCCTCCTCGAACGCGGCTCTGCCCCCGGCCAGACCTGGGCCGACCTCTACGACAGTCTGCGTCTCCACACGGGCCGGCACCTGTCGGCGCTGCCCGGCCTGCGCATGCCGCGGGGCACGCCCCTTTTCCCCAGTCGCACGGACTTCCACGGCTACCTGCGAACCTATGCCCGCGTGCACGGGATCGACGTGGAAACAGGACGGGCGGTGGATTCCGTCCGACGCGTCGATGATCAATGGGTAGTCGAGTCCGCGGGCGAGCACATCGGCGCGAGTGCAGTTGTGGTCGCGACCGGAATCGTCGCCAATCCGCTGGTCCCCGTGTTTCCCGGCCGCGACGCCTTCGAGGCTGCAGGCGGGCGGGTGCTCCACTCCGCCGGCTACCGCCGGCCGGCTCCGTTCGGCGGCCGGCGCGTGCTCGTCGTCGGTGTCGGCAACTCGGGCGGCGAGATAGCGAGTGAGCTCGCGCGCTTCGGCGTGGACGTCACTGTGGCCGTGCGCTCCGGCGCGCATGTCGTACCGCTAACAGTCGCCGGCCTGCCGATCCAGTACCTCGCGACCGTGGTGCGCAGGCTGCCGCGCTCCGTGCAGGAGAAGGTGGCTGCTGCCGTTCGTCGCGCGAGCGCACGCCGCCGCGGGCCGCCCGTCCTGCCCGTACCAGCGCACAGCCCGCTCGACGCCATTCCCCTGATCGGATTCCATCTCGTGGATGAGATCCGCGCCGGGCGCGTCCGGGTGAGGCCCGGTATCGACGCTTTCACACACACGGGCGTGCGGTTCAGTGATGGCGAGGAAGAGGATTTCGATGATGTGATACTGGCGACCGGGTTTCGCCCCGCGCTGGCCACGTTCGGCGCTGCACTGCGCCGCGACGCGCGCGGTTTCGCGCTGCGCACGGATCGCGTGCGCAGCAGCGACTTCCCTGACGTCGTCTTTGTCGGACACAACTACGATTCGCGCGGCGGCCTGCTCAACATCGCCACGGATGCGCCGCTCGCGGCAGACCACATCGTGCGCGCCGTCAGGTGA
- a CDS encoding amidohydrolase family protein, with amino-acid sequence MRRFGCAYTATLLMITALASSLSAQVPPRGDYAFTNVNVIPMDSERVLAGQTVLVSNGRITAVGPAAEVAVPAGAVRIDGQGRYLLPGLAEMHGHIPGANAAAAEDVLFLYVAAGATSVRGMQGHPSQLELKRRAESGEIIAPRLWLAAPPLSGNNAPDAASAERLVRAAKDAGFDLLKVHEGIPADAYAAIVAAATEADLPWGGHVSQYVGVEGALRARQSTIDHMDDYIEAMNPPSSPGWNAAGGERVRLMALNADESRIPALARATREAGVAIVPTQILWEVLRGARDPELMVDRPENRYMAPMTITGWTNTVSNIRSGADPEAAAREVQLRNRLLGAMNDEGVLILMGTDAPQLFSVPGFSLHRELPVMVDAGMTPWEVLRTGTVNVAKFFGIEEEAGLVAVGHRADLLLLDANPLEDISSIERTAGVMIDGRWLPADLIRARLEAIAAKHAGDQDS; translated from the coding sequence ATGCGCAGATTCGGGTGTGCGTACACAGCCACACTTCTCATGATTACAGCACTCGCAAGCTCGCTGTCCGCGCAGGTGCCGCCCCGCGGAGATTATGCGTTCACGAATGTGAACGTGATACCGATGGACAGCGAGCGCGTGCTGGCCGGACAGACCGTGCTGGTGAGTAACGGACGCATCACCGCAGTCGGTCCGGCCGCCGAGGTGGCCGTGCCGGCGGGCGCCGTCCGGATCGACGGACAAGGCCGTTATCTGCTGCCCGGCCTTGCCGAGATGCACGGGCACATCCCCGGAGCGAATGCGGCGGCAGCCGAGGATGTGCTGTTCCTCTATGTGGCGGCCGGCGCCACGAGCGTGCGCGGGATGCAGGGACACCCCTCGCAGCTGGAACTGAAGCGCAGGGCCGAATCCGGTGAGATCATCGCGCCCAGGCTGTGGCTCGCTGCGCCGCCCCTGTCCGGCAACAACGCTCCCGACGCCGCCTCGGCGGAGCGACTGGTGCGCGCGGCGAAGGACGCGGGCTTCGACCTGCTGAAAGTGCACGAGGGGATACCCGCAGATGCATATGCCGCAATCGTCGCGGCGGCCACGGAGGCGGACCTGCCGTGGGGCGGCCACGTCTCACAGTACGTCGGGGTCGAGGGAGCGCTGCGCGCGCGGCAGAGCACCATCGATCACATGGACGACTACATCGAGGCGATGAACCCGCCGTCGTCGCCCGGCTGGAATGCGGCCGGCGGTGAGCGCGTGCGTCTGATGGCGCTGAACGCGGACGAGTCACGCATCCCGGCCCTCGCGCGTGCAACGCGTGAGGCCGGTGTCGCCATCGTGCCTACGCAGATCCTGTGGGAAGTGCTGCGCGGCGCCCGCGACCCGGAGCTGATGGTGGACCGCCCGGAAAACCGTTACATGGCGCCCATGACGATCACCGGCTGGACGAACACCGTTTCCAACATCCGGTCGGGGGCAGATCCGGAGGCGGCCGCGCGGGAGGTGCAGCTGCGCAATCGGCTGCTCGGTGCGATGAACGATGAGGGAGTCCTCATCCTCATGGGAACGGATGCGCCGCAGCTGTTCAGTGTGCCCGGATTCTCACTGCATCGCGAGCTGCCCGTCATGGTCGACGCGGGCATGACGCCCTGGGAGGTCCTGCGTACCGGTACGGTCAACGTCGCGAAGTTCTTCGGCATAGAGGAGGAGGCGGGTCTCGTCGCGGTCGGGCATCGTGCGGACCTGCTCCTGCTCGATGCGAATCCGCTGGAGGACATCAGCAGCATCGAGCGGACAGCAGGCGTCATGATCGACGGTCGCTGGCTCCCTGCCGACCTGATACGGGCGCGGCTCGAGGCGATCGCTGCGAAGCACGCGGGCGATCAGGATTCCTGA
- a CDS encoding nucleoside deaminase, whose protein sequence is MRMPEIRIACPDWVEEAVDWDATYGDDEARMRVALACARENVLRDTGGPFGAAVFNDAGRLVAVGVNLVVPLNNSSLHAEIVAFMMAQAALGSFTLGSSDLSAHEIHTSCEPCAMCLGAVLWSGVRRVVWSATRADADRISFDEGPVFAASYDYLRARGIEFRGGVLRAEGQGVLNLYGERGGTIYNA, encoded by the coding sequence ATGAGGATGCCCGAGATCCGCATCGCGTGCCCCGACTGGGTGGAGGAAGCAGTCGACTGGGATGCGACCTATGGCGACGACGAGGCGCGCATGCGCGTGGCGCTTGCGTGCGCGCGCGAGAATGTCCTGCGCGACACCGGCGGCCCGTTCGGCGCGGCCGTCTTCAATGACGCCGGCCGCCTGGTCGCGGTCGGTGTGAACCTGGTCGTGCCGCTCAACAACTCGTCACTTCACGCGGAGATCGTCGCGTTCATGATGGCCCAGGCAGCGCTGGGCTCGTTCACGCTCGGGAGCAGCGACCTGTCCGCGCACGAGATCCATACATCCTGCGAGCCGTGTGCAATGTGTCTGGGCGCGGTCCTGTGGAGCGGCGTGCGACGAGTGGTGTGGAGTGCGACGCGGGCGGATGCCGACAGGATCAGCTTCGACGAGGGGCCCGTGTTCGCCGCGTCATACGACTACCTGCGCGCGCGCGGCATCGAGTTCCGCGGCGGCGTCCTCCGCGCCGAGGGGCAGGGTGTCCTGAACCTCTATGGCGAGCGCGGCGGTACCATCTACAATGCCTGA
- a CDS encoding ABC-F family ATP-binding cassette domain-containing protein, which produces MQFGARVLFADASFQLNPGERYGLVGANGSGKTTLLNILSGDQPEADGSVAIPKSARLGVLRQDQFLYEDQEILAVALMGHPELWDVLVEKEQLLANAHVEFDVDRFSELEDAFQRMDGYTAETRAATILEGLGIPTEVHRQPLSTLSGGFKLRVLLAQVLAGAPDVLLLDEPTNHLDILSIRWLEKFLQNFPGPAVIISHDHRFLDNVATKILDVDYATVTLYHGNYSQFGEQKVAERERREKEIEGRQKEIAHHMKFVERFKAKNSKARQAGSKLKMAERLAEDLEELPGSSRRYPKFRFRQGTPSGKDVLKIKGVTKAFGDNEVLHGVDLQVQRGDRLVIMGPNGIGKSTLLKIVVGDLAPDRGTVEWGHGTRPGYFAQDHHEKLGENDMSAERWLWDFCPGKDRGYVRGELGLMLFSGDAAEKSLSTLSGGEAARLVFARMQVEQPNVLVLDEPTNHLDLESIEALVAGLQKYEGTLILVSHDRWFVNQLATRVVEISRSGIRDYHGTYEEYVHDCGDDHLDADSVVLKTKRTEKKARRDGGTERPAQESARASGGNGRGGKAHSNNATAQRRDERLAGITADIEAAESAIAAIDASFAGPGYFDNTPGDRIQAAQAERARLQEKVERLLEEWERLEQDSQAAV; this is translated from the coding sequence ATGCAGTTTGGCGCGCGTGTGCTGTTCGCGGACGCGTCGTTCCAGCTCAATCCCGGTGAGCGATACGGCCTGGTCGGCGCGAACGGCTCGGGCAAGACCACGCTCCTCAATATTCTCAGCGGTGACCAGCCCGAGGCGGATGGCTCGGTCGCCATCCCGAAGTCCGCGCGACTCGGCGTGCTGCGCCAGGATCAGTTCCTCTACGAGGACCAGGAGATTCTCGCGGTCGCACTGATGGGCCATCCGGAGCTCTGGGACGTGCTGGTGGAGAAGGAGCAGCTGCTGGCGAACGCGCACGTCGAGTTCGACGTCGACCGGTTCTCCGAGCTCGAGGACGCGTTCCAGCGCATGGACGGCTACACGGCCGAGACGCGCGCGGCCACGATCCTGGAGGGGCTCGGAATTCCGACCGAGGTGCACCGGCAGCCGCTGTCCACGCTGTCCGGCGGCTTCAAGTTGCGCGTGCTGCTGGCACAGGTGCTCGCGGGCGCGCCCGACGTGCTGCTGCTCGACGAGCCCACGAACCATCTCGACATCCTGTCGATCCGCTGGCTGGAGAAGTTCCTCCAGAACTTCCCGGGTCCCGCGGTGATCATCTCGCACGACCATCGTTTTCTCGACAACGTCGCGACGAAGATCCTGGACGTCGATTACGCCACCGTGACGCTCTATCACGGCAACTACTCGCAGTTCGGTGAGCAGAAGGTGGCAGAGCGGGAGCGGCGCGAGAAGGAGATCGAGGGTCGTCAGAAGGAGATCGCGCACCACATGAAGTTCGTGGAGCGCTTCAAGGCCAAGAACAGCAAGGCGCGGCAGGCTGGCAGCAAGCTGAAGATGGCCGAGCGTCTGGCCGAGGACCTGGAGGAGCTGCCCGGCAGCTCGCGCCGCTATCCGAAGTTCAGGTTCAGGCAGGGCACGCCGAGCGGCAAGGACGTCCTGAAGATCAAGGGCGTGACGAAGGCGTTCGGCGACAATGAGGTGCTGCACGGCGTCGACCTGCAGGTACAGCGTGGTGACCGCCTCGTGATCATGGGGCCGAACGGTATCGGCAAGTCCACGCTGCTGAAGATCGTCGTGGGCGATCTGGCGCCGGACCGCGGCACGGTCGAGTGGGGACACGGCACGCGGCCGGGCTACTTCGCGCAGGATCACCACGAGAAGCTCGGCGAGAATGACATGTCCGCCGAGCGCTGGCTGTGGGACTTCTGCCCGGGCAAGGACCGCGGCTACGTGCGCGGCGAGCTCGGTCTCATGCTGTTCTCCGGCGACGCGGCTGAAAAGTCACTGAGCACTCTGTCGGGCGGCGAGGCTGCGCGACTGGTGTTCGCGCGCATGCAGGTCGAACAGCCCAACGTCCTCGTGCTCGACGAGCCGACGAACCACCTCGATCTCGAGTCCATCGAGGCGCTCGTGGCAGGACTCCAGAAATACGAGGGCACGCTCATCCTCGTGTCGCACGACCGCTGGTTCGTGAATCAGCTTGCGACGAGAGTCGTTGAGATCAGCCGCTCCGGCATCCGCGATTATCACGGCACGTACGAAGAATACGTGCACGACTGCGGCGACGACCATCTCGATGCGGACAGTGTCGTGCTGAAGACGAAGCGCACGGAGAAGAAGGCGCGACGGGACGGCGGTACGGAGCGGCCGGCGCAGGAAAGCGCGCGCGCTTCAGGTGGGAACGGACGCGGCGGCAAGGCACACAGCAACAACGCCACGGCGCAACGGCGCGACGAGCGCCTTGCGGGTATCACCGCGGACATCGAGGCGGCGGAATCCGCCATTGCAGCCATCGATGCTTCGTTCGCCGGGCCCGGCTATTTCGACAACACGCCCGGCGACCGGATCCAGGCCGCTCAGGCCGAGCGGGCCCGCCTCCAGGAGAAGGTGGAGCGTCTGCTGGAGGAGTGGGAGCGGCTCGAGCAGGACAGCCAGGCAGCCGTCTGA
- a CDS encoding YciI family protein, which produces MRFMVIVKADKDSEAGVMPTEQMLADMGNFNDELVKAGVMLAGEGLHPSSKGVRIRFSGSNRTVIDGPFAETKELIAGFWLIQVKSLDEAIEWMKRAPMGGDTELEIRQVFEADDFGAEFTPELRAQEERQRAQIEAAQK; this is translated from the coding sequence ATGCGCTTCATGGTGATCGTCAAGGCTGACAAGGACTCCGAAGCCGGTGTCATGCCGACGGAGCAGATGCTGGCGGACATGGGCAACTTCAACGACGAGCTCGTGAAGGCGGGGGTGATGCTGGCAGGAGAGGGTCTCCATCCCAGTTCGAAGGGCGTCAGGATCCGGTTCAGCGGGTCGAACCGCACGGTCATCGACGGTCCGTTCGCCGAGACCAAGGAGCTGATTGCCGGGTTCTGGCTGATCCAGGTGAAGTCGCTGGATGAGGCGATCGAATGGATGAAGCGAGCACCGATGGGTGGCGACACGGAGCTGGAGATCCGGCAGGTGTTCGAGGCCGATGATTTCGGCGCCGAGTTCACGCCCGAGCTCCGCGCCCAGGAGGAGCGGCAGCGGGCACAGATCGAGGCGGCGCAGAAGTAG
- a CDS encoding NAD-dependent epimerase/dehydratase family protein — MDLPANWNRKASPVTTSRRDFVRTAAAAGALLGAGLDPLHAQSSTGVASGPAGAAGRAGPHRAANRRIRLLILGGTGFIGPHQVRYALERGHEVTIFNRGSSSGMFEGVEEVIGDRAANDYAALRGRTWDAVIDNSASASTAPQWVREAGAVLRDSAAQYIFISTRSVYRDLSTVPATINAPLLTRETTPNWSEGRPFPYGLAKALAEGEARATWGDRTTIVRPGLIVGPGDETDRFTYWPARIDRGGEVLAPGGGEDRVQVIDVRDLCDWCVRLAEERTFGTFMGIGPANGRSMAEMLYGIAAVTSSPLTWTWVPYEFLQQHRVRPYAEMPVWRPPTPGYEGFARFDLSREVAAGLTFRTLADTAIATLEHHYSRPADRQAQLRAGLTAEREAEVLRAWKAAREGQ; from the coding sequence GTGGATCTGCCCGCAAACTGGAACAGAAAGGCCTCTCCGGTGACGACATCGCGCAGGGACTTCGTACGAACGGCGGCCGCTGCCGGAGCGCTGCTGGGCGCGGGGCTCGACCCGCTGCACGCTCAATCGTCGACGGGCGTGGCATCAGGTCCCGCTGGCGCTGCGGGGCGTGCCGGGCCTCACCGGGCCGCAAATCGCCGCATCCGTCTGCTGATCCTCGGCGGGACGGGCTTCATCGGCCCGCACCAGGTCCGGTACGCGCTGGAGCGCGGCCACGAGGTCACGATCTTCAACCGCGGCAGCAGCAGCGGGATGTTCGAGGGCGTGGAGGAGGTGATCGGCGATCGCGCCGCGAACGACTATGCTGCGCTCCGGGGGCGCACGTGGGACGCCGTGATCGACAACTCGGCGTCGGCATCGACTGCTCCGCAGTGGGTGCGGGAAGCAGGCGCAGTGCTCCGGGACAGCGCTGCGCAGTACATCTTCATCTCGACGCGGTCCGTGTACCGGGACCTGAGCACGGTGCCCGCGACAATCAATGCGCCGCTCCTTACTCGCGAGACGACGCCGAACTGGAGCGAAGGCCGGCCTTTTCCCTACGGCCTGGCGAAAGCGCTTGCCGAAGGCGAGGCGCGCGCGACGTGGGGCGACCGTACCACGATCGTACGACCCGGACTGATCGTCGGCCCCGGTGATGAGACGGATCGCTTCACGTACTGGCCCGCGCGCATCGACCGGGGCGGCGAAGTACTCGCGCCGGGCGGCGGCGAGGACCGTGTCCAGGTGATCGATGTGCGCGACCTCTGCGACTGGTGCGTCCGCCTGGCCGAAGAGAGGACATTCGGGACCTTCATGGGGATCGGGCCCGCGAACGGCCGCTCCATGGCCGAGATGCTGTACGGCATCGCCGCCGTGACGAGCAGTCCTCTCACGTGGACCTGGGTGCCGTACGAGTTTCTGCAGCAACACCGCGTGCGACCGTATGCCGAGATGCCGGTATGGCGCCCGCCGACCCCGGGCTACGAGGGGTTTGCGCGCTTCGATCTCTCGCGTGAGGTGGCGGCGGGCCTGACGTTCCGGACGCTGGCGGACACCGCGATCGCCACGCTCGAGCACCACTACTCGCGGCCGGCGGACCGCCAGGCGCAGTTGCGCGCCGGGCTCACCGCCGAGCGAGAGGCGGAGGTTCTGCGCGCATGGAAGGCGGCACGAGAAGGGCAATGA
- a CDS encoding RNA polymerase sigma factor codes for MSKHDVHRAIDAVWRIESGRVIAGLARIVGDIGVAEDLAQDALVAALERWPQTGVPEKPGAWLMATAKHRAIDHLRRNTRVQRKHEELGHELEARQMSVPDLDAAIDDPIGDDLLRLVFTACHPVLSTEARAALTLRMLGGLTTEEIARAFLVPTATIAQRIVRAKRTLARAKVPFEVPRGDDLADRVSSVLEVIYLIFNEGYSATAGDDWLRPALCEDALRLGRILAGLAPREPEVHGLVALMEIQASRLRARVAPDGEPILLLEQNRSRWDRILIQRGLDALARAEALDGAFGPYALQAAIAACHARARTAGDTDWVRIAQLYAILVQVAPSPVVELNRAVAVSMAAGPAAGLEVVDALVDAGALATYHLLPAVRGDLLVKLGRPAEARAEFERAASLTRNVRERDLLFERAAACTGDAAV; via the coding sequence GTGTCGAAACATGATGTGCACCGCGCGATCGACGCGGTATGGAGGATCGAGTCCGGCCGGGTCATCGCGGGCCTGGCGCGGATCGTCGGCGACATCGGCGTGGCCGAGGACCTGGCGCAGGACGCGCTGGTAGCGGCGCTCGAGCGCTGGCCGCAGACGGGCGTCCCGGAGAAGCCCGGGGCGTGGCTCATGGCGACGGCGAAGCATCGCGCCATCGATCATCTGCGGCGGAACACGCGGGTCCAGCGCAAGCACGAGGAGCTCGGACACGAGCTGGAGGCGCGTCAGATGAGCGTGCCGGATCTGGACGCGGCCATCGATGACCCCATTGGAGACGATCTGCTCCGGCTCGTGTTCACGGCCTGCCATCCGGTGCTGTCGACCGAGGCGCGCGCCGCGCTGACGCTCCGCATGCTCGGTGGCCTGACCACCGAGGAGATCGCGCGGGCGTTCCTCGTCCCGACGGCCACGATCGCGCAGCGCATCGTCCGCGCGAAGCGGACCCTGGCCCGGGCGAAGGTCCCATTCGAGGTCCCCCGCGGTGACGACCTCGCCGACCGCGTCTCGTCGGTGCTGGAAGTCATCTACCTCATCTTCAATGAGGGCTACTCGGCTACCGCTGGCGACGACTGGCTGCGGCCGGCCCTGTGCGAGGACGCGCTCCGCCTCGGCCGCATTCTGGCCGGGCTGGCGCCGCGCGAGCCGGAAGTCCACGGCCTGGTGGCGCTGATGGAGATCCAGGCGTCGCGACTGCGCGCGCGCGTCGCACCGGACGGCGAGCCGATCCTGCTGCTCGAGCAGAACCGCTCCCGCTGGGACCGCATCCTGATCCAGCGCGGTCTGGATGCACTCGCGCGGGCGGAGGCGCTCGATGGTGCGTTCGGTCCGTACGCGCTCCAGGCGGCGATCGCCGCATGCCATGCCCGCGCACGCACGGCCGGGGACACGGACTGGGTTCGTATTGCACAGCTCTACGCCATACTCGTGCAGGTCGCGCCGTCACCGGTCGTTGAGCTGAATCGAGCGGTTGCGGTGTCGATGGCCGCAGGGCCGGCTGCCGGGCTCGAGGTGGTCGACGCGCTCGTCGACGCCGGCGCCCTCGCGACGTACCACCTGCTGCCCGCCGTGCGCGGTGACCTCCTCGTGAAGCTCGGCCGGCCGGCGGAAGCGCGGGCGGAGTTCGAGCGTGCGGCGTCCCTCACGCGGAACGTCCGCGAGCGCGATCTCCTGTTCGAACGGGCCGCCGCGTGCACAGGGGATGCCGCCGTCTGA
- a CDS encoding DinB family protein: protein MVSDGSTVQLADPFLGSLIEQLDAIFIDAHALTEGLSSAQFNWQPEPHRWSIGQCLDHLTRTVRLYPAGIERMIAEARRREATSRPYREGWFSRWVVDSMEPPPRMRIRTKRTVEPGTRLDRDATVRDFEAAFRQLQGFIVAADGVSLRHARMRSPFAPVLRFTLGQVLAMNLAHARRHLWQARQVRQHPKFPD from the coding sequence ATGGTCAGCGACGGTTCCACGGTGCAGTTGGCCGATCCGTTCCTCGGCAGTCTGATCGAGCAGCTCGACGCAATCTTCATTGATGCACACGCGCTGACTGAGGGGCTCAGCTCCGCGCAGTTCAACTGGCAGCCCGAGCCGCATCGGTGGTCGATCGGTCAGTGCCTCGATCATCTCACCCGGACCGTGCGCCTATACCCCGCCGGAATCGAGCGCATGATCGCCGAGGCGCGCCGTCGCGAGGCCACGTCCCGGCCGTACCGTGAGGGCTGGTTCTCGCGGTGGGTCGTCGATTCAATGGAGCCGCCGCCGCGCATGCGGATTCGTACGAAGCGCACCGTGGAGCCCGGTACGCGACTGGATCGGGACGCAACCGTAAGGGACTTCGAGGCGGCGTTCCGGCAGCTTCAGGGTTTCATTGTCGCTGCCGATGGTGTCTCGCTCCGTCACGCCCGGATGCGCTCACCGTTCGCGCCCGTGCTGCGATTCACACTGGGGCAGGTGCTCGCGATGAACCTGGCCCATGCCCGCCGGCACCTCTGGCAGGCGCGGCAGGTCCGGCAGCATCCGAAGTTCCCCGACTGA